A window from Pseudomonas frederiksbergensis encodes these proteins:
- a CDS encoding flavin reductase family protein produces MIDAAIYKQVMGSFPSGVTVITTLDDEGQIVGLTASAFSSLSMDPALVLFCPNYSSDSYPVLIKNKRFAIHVLSGGQQSEAYAFARKGKDKAQGIEWTLSELGNPILANATAVIECELWREYEGGDHAIMVGAVKNLIVPQHTAGPLVYCHGKMGALPVLA; encoded by the coding sequence ATGATCGATGCCGCCATCTACAAACAAGTCATGGGCTCGTTCCCGTCCGGGGTGACGGTGATCACCACGCTGGATGATGAGGGTCAAATTGTCGGCCTCACCGCCAGCGCGTTCAGCTCGCTGTCCATGGACCCGGCCCTGGTGCTGTTCTGCCCCAACTACAGCTCCGATTCCTATCCGGTACTGATCAAGAACAAACGCTTTGCCATTCACGTGCTTTCTGGCGGCCAGCAAAGCGAAGCCTATGCCTTCGCCCGTAAAGGCAAAGACAAAGCTCAAGGAATCGAATGGACGTTGAGCGAGCTGGGCAATCCGATTCTGGCCAATGCCACGGCCGTCATCGAATGTGAGCTATGGCGTGAATATGAAGGTGGCGACCACGCGATCATGGTTGGCGCCGTGAAGAACCTGATAGTGCCGCAGCACACCGCCGGTCCGCTGGTGTACTGCCACGGCAAAATGGGCGCCCTGCCCGTCCTCGCCTGA